The Polyangium aurulentum genomic interval GCGGCGCCGAGGGTCCGCCGAGCACGCCGAAGCGCAGCAGGAAGAACCCGATCGCGAGCACTGCGAGGAGCGACCACAACACGAGGCGCACGATGCGCAACCCACGCGCGGCGGATGCGCCTCTTCCCGCCTCGCTCGCTCCGGAGATCTCTGCGCTCGATGACACGACGGCCTGTGGTGTAGGAGCCTGCTTCTGCGCGGTCAAGGCGAGGCCGCGACGGGCGTGAGCAGCGGCGCCACGTGGTAGAGCATGACGTAAACGACGATCCCGGTCACCGAGACATACGCCCAGATCGGGAACGTGATCCGCGCGAGCTTGCGATGCCGCTCGACCTGGTTTCGCCGACCGAGCACGATCGTCCAGATCACGAGCGGCCACGCCACCACCGCGAGCACCATGTGGCTCATCAGGATGAAGAGGTAGATCGTGCGGACGAACCCGACGTCGGGGAAGCGGTGCGAGCCGGTGAGGTAGAACCGCGCGACGTAGAAGACGAGGAAGATGAGCGACGCGACGAACGCGCCCTGCATCCTCCAGCGGTGCGCCTCGATGCGGCGCTGCTTGATGGCGATGTAGCCCGAGAAGAGCAGCACCGCGCTCAGCAGGTTGAGCGCCGCGTTCACCGGCGCGAGCGCGTTGCCGATCTCGTGGGCGTTCATCGCCGCGCGCTCATGCGCCGATCATCAGCGCCGCGAACAGGAGCAGGAGGTAGACGATGGAGATGCCGAACAGGCCACGCGCCCAGCGCGTCCCCGTCCCCGCCTTGAGCCCCCACGCGCCGAAGCCGAGGAAGCCCGCGCCGAGGAGCAGCGCCGCCGCAGAGTAGACCGGCCCCGCCACGCCGAGCGGCATGGCCAGCAGCGAGACCGCGAGGAGCGCGATCGAGTAGCCGATGATGTGGTAGCGCGTCGCCCGCTCGCCCCGCTCGATGGGCATCACCTTGAGCCCCGCGCGGTTGTAGTCGTTGCCCCGGAAGAGCGCGATCGCGAGGAAGTGCGGCACCTGCCACAGGAACATGATGCCGAAGAGCACCGCGCCAGGCGCCTCGACGTTCCCTGTCACGCTCGTCCATCCGAGCAGGGGCGGGATCGCGCCGGGCACCGCGCCGATGAGCAGCGACAGCGTCGTCTTGCGCTTGAGCGGCGTGTAGACGAGCACGTACGACAGGAGCGCGAACGCGCCGAGCAGCGCCGTCGTCGCGTTCACGAAGAGCGCGAGGATCGCCACCGACACCACCGAGAGCGCGACGCCGAACCAGAGCGCCACCTCGGGCGCGAGGCGACCGGCCGGCAGCGGGCGGTCCTTGGTGCGCTCCATCAACCCGTCGGTGTCGCGCTCGAGGTACATGTTCAGCGTGTTCGCGCCGGCCACGACGAGCACGGTGCCGAGCAGCGCGATCGCCACCGTGCGACCGGACGCTTCGGGGAGACCATTCGCCTTGGCGAACCGATCTGCGACCCACGCGCCGCCGAGCATGGTGGCGACCACCATGCGCGTGATGCGCGGCTTGGTGAGCGCGACGAGATCCGCGACGAGAGCTCCAAAGGATCTCTGCGCGTGGCGGCCGAGCGCGTGGTGAGCGGGCTCCGCGGGGATCGTCATGAGCTCACCTCGCGTCGAGCGTGGGTCGGGGCATTGAAGGACGATTGCGGCATGGAGCGGGGGCAGACTAGCGCGCGGCGCGCGCTCGGGGGAGGAGGCTGCGCCGGGATGGTGGGGCCGGCGCGCGTAGAATTCAACCACCCGAGGGACGGAAACGACCGTCACCTCGCGGGCGACCTACCACAGTTCTTTGAGCTCGTCCCGGTTCTCGGAAGGCGCGGGCTCGGTGCCGTCGTACTTGATGGAAAGCTCGACAGTTTGGCCGTCAGCCACCACCGCCTCCAGGGTCTTGAGGCCGTACTGCGTATGCCAGGCTTCGACCTTGTAAGTCCCGGCCGGGACCTTCTCGATCCGGAAAGCGCCATCGCGGCCGCTCACCGTGAAGAACGGATGATCGGTGACGACGACGAACCCGCGCATCCACGGGTGGATGTCGCAGCCGAAACGGATGATGCCGTCCGGCGGCAGCTTCTTGGCGAGCGGCGGTGAGCCGGCGGCGGTCGCCTCGTTGAAGACCGTCTCGGAGCCCAGGTACGTGTGGACGTTGTGCAGCGTCCGGTCGCTGTTCTTGACCAGGATCTCCTGCCCCGCCAGGACGCCCTGGATGCGCGGCACGTAGCTGCAATCGGCCTGATCCACGGTCGCGGGCGCGGGCGGCTCGTAGCGGCCCTCGAGGCTGTGCGGCGCGATGCGCACGAGCACGTCCTTCAGCTTGCCGTCGGTGACGACGACCGCGTCGTGGACGACGTCCTTCTCCTTGCAAACGTCGGTCGCCTGCTTGCGCTTCGCGGGCACCTTCATCTCGGGCGCGGTGCCCGTGAACTGCACGACCCCGCGAAGGACGGCCGTGCCGAGCTTCCCGCTGGGCTTCGCGCTCGCGCTGCTCGTGCCCGTGGGCGCGGCAGCGGAGGGCTTCGCGTCATCTCGGCAGCCCGCGACGAGCGCGAGCGCGGCGGCGGCGGCGATGGGAACGATCGAGCGATGCATCGAGGCGGTGCGTCCTAACGAACGCGGTCCTGCGCGTCAACCGACTGCGCCTCGGGAGCGTCGGTGCTGGGCGGCGCGGGCTCGGGCTCGGACGGGCGTGCAGGCTCGGCCGTGGCAGGCGCGGCGCTGGTGCGCGTGAGCGAGGCCCAGAAGCCACGTTGATCGCGGGCAGCGAGCGCGGTCGCGAGCGAGGCGATGACGAGCGCGAGCGCGCAGAGCGGCACGTCGGGCGCGCCGTGGGCGAGGAGCGCGAGCGCGAGCGCTCCGGCGAGCGCAGGCACGAGCGCGCGCGTGGCGAGCGCAGCGACGGCCAGGGCCGGCGCGAGGAGCACGAGGAAGGTGATCAGCGTGGCCGGCCCGAGCGGCTCGGGGCGCAGCATGAGGGCCCGCGTCGCGCGACCGAGCAGGACGCTGAGCGCGCCCGCATCGTCGTGCGCTCCCGCGATCGCCTGGCGCGTGGCGATCAGCGCGAGGGCCATGGCCGCGAACGTGGCGGGGCTCGTGAGCTTCTTCGTGCGCGAGGCGATGTACCCGACGGCCATCACCATCGCGCCGCAACCGAGCACGAGACCGAACGTCGCGAAGCCCCCCGCGAGCGACGTGGCCTTCGTCGGCGCCGCGCCCGTGTCGCGCATCGCGAGCAGCACGGCGGCGATCCGGAAGAGCCCCTCGAGGCCCACGAACCCGAGCGCGATCGCCGCCGAACGCGCGAATGGAGCGCGCATCGCGTCGACGGCCGCGACCAGCGCGAGCACGCTCGCCGCCGCGCCGATGAGCACCGACGACGGCCCCGGCACGGGCGAAGCCGCGGCCGACATGGTCACCAGAATCACGGCGCCCCCCGCGACGAGCCCGCCGTACCGCACGTGGGCCGGCAGCCGCGTGCGCAGCGCCGTCAGCCCGAGCGCCATCGCGAAGACCGTGGCCGCGATGAGGAACATCTGCGACACGGCCGCGCCGATCCGCTCGAATACTTCGCTCACCCGCCCCATGCCGACGGCGACGCCCCGGATCGACGGACCGACCGCGCGGCCGAGGACCATGGCCACGACGGCGAAGGCCGCGATCGGCCGTACGAACTGGAGGATGGAAGGCGCGTGGGCTCGCTCGGCGGGCGCGGGCTCGGGCTGAGGAGGGTTTGGTGCGTGCGTTGGCGCGGTCTCGGCCGTGGTCATGGGCGGGGGCTCAAGCGTCGTACCAGTCGCGTCGATAATCGATGTCCTCGAAGAAGGCGAACGCCGCCGTCGATTCGATGAGGTCTTGCATGCGCTGGCCCCCGACCTCCTCGACGATCCTGTCGTCGTACTCGTCCGCGATGACCGACAGATCGCGCAGCGCGGCGAGGATCTCGGCGCCGTCGAGCGTATCGCCGCCGAGCAGCGTGTGGGTGAGCACGACGCACGAGCCTTGCGCCACGTATCCGAACGCGCCGAACCGAAGACGCGCGTTCATGCGCAGGAGCTTGATCGCGAGATCCGGGGTCATGTCGACGCCGCGGACGAGCTGCGCGATGAGCCGCACGACCGCGCGGTCGGGCTCCCAGGGCAGCACCTGGATGTAGATGTACGCCGTGCCCTGGCGAACCACGTAGAAGCGGGGCTCGATGCGGGCGAACGCCGGAGATTCCGCGAGCGTCTGCTCGATGCGCGCGATGCTCACGCGAATGGCCAGGGAGGCATCCTTCGACATGTGACGCGATACTAACAGCTCGGCCGGGGGGCGTCTGCCGAGCGCATCCCCCCGCCGCGCGTACGCGGGACAAACCCGCAAGGCCGAAAACCGTGGTGAGACCGTCCCCTCCCCTGCCCTGTTCGCGCGCCTTTCACGGGTTGCGCAGGGGGAGCAGGGGCGGCGGCGTGCGGCGCTCGTCGGTGGGCGAGAGCGAGGGCGCCTGGCGCGGCGGCGCGACGGGCGCGACCGTGCCGCCCTTCTGGGCCGGCAGCATGTACGGGAACGCGTTGCGCGTGGTGCACGCGTCGAACGGATCCCGGTGGAACTCCCAGTGCAGGTAGACGTTGCCGTCGTGCGACACGATCGCCTCGGGCGCCTTGCCGTAGGGAGATGCGCGCTTGAAGGCGTTGAGCGCGACGATGTCGAACGCGGTGACGCCGCTCTGCCGCGTCACGCCCATGCGCACGATCTTGCCCTCGTCCTTGCTCAGCACGATCTCGAGGTGCGTGACGAGCTGCTTGTTGAGCGAGTGCTCGGACGGCAGGTTGTCGAGCGAGGCGAGGAACTCCTCGGCGAAGATCGGGTGCAGCCGGTTGTGCACCGTGTTCAGGTACGTGGCGAACGGCACCTGCGCGGCGTTCAGCGCGGTCTGGTTGCCGATCTTGACGCTCGGCTCGTAGTTCTCGATCGCCGCGCGGTACGCGCCGAAGTTGTTCTTGTCCCACTTGCCGCGGTGGGCGCTCCTGCGCGCCGCGCCGTCGGCCGCGCGCTCGGCCTTGAGCTTTTCGTGACCGACCGCGGCTTCCACGCCGGCCATCGAGAGGTTCAGGTTGGGCCCGCCCGGCTGGCCTGGCGCGTTGAGGCCGACCGAGCCGACCTTCACCGGAGCCTGATAAGGCGCCGGTTGCCGCCGCTTGCGGCCCGCGATCTTGCTCCTGCCGTCGCCGCCCGGGTTGGCCGGATCGAGCGTGAAATCGCCGCCCTCGGAGGCCACGACCTCGGGGGACGAGGGGCCCGCTCCGCCGGGGCTCGGCGGGGCTGCGGCCTGCGACGGGGACGCGGGGCCGCCGGCATTTCCGGCCTTTCCGCCCGGGATCGCGGGCGGCGCGGACGCGGCCCTCGCGACCTGCTGCGGCGCGGGAGGCTCGTGGTTGTGGTGCTCGGCGCTCGTGCTGCGATCTTTCGACTCGCCCGGCGCGTTGTCCGTGCCCGCTTTTTCCTCGCTCTGCGCGACCTTGTCGTGGTCGTTGTTGCCCGTGTCGCCCGTGGGCGAGGGCTTCTTCATCGCGCCCGCGTTCGGGTTCGGATCGTCGTGATCGTGGGACCTGAGCTTCGCGACCGTCTCTTCCTGGACGGTGTTCGCCTGGTCCGCGATGCGATTCGCGTTCGGGTTGTCCTTCTGATTGGGCTCGACGTGCTGCCGGATCGCAATGCGATGATCGGGCGGCGGCGG includes:
- a CDS encoding DUF420 domain-containing protein codes for the protein MNAHEIGNALAPVNAALNLLSAVLLFSGYIAIKQRRIEAHRWRMQGAFVASLIFLVFYVARFYLTGSHRFPDVGFVRTIYLFILMSHMVLAVVAWPLVIWTIVLGRRNQVERHRKLARITFPIWAYVSVTGIVVYVMLYHVAPLLTPVAASP
- a CDS encoding T3SS (YopN, CesT) and YbjN peptide-binding chaperone 1, with product MSKDASLAIRVSIARIEQTLAESPAFARIEPRFYVVRQGTAYIYIQVLPWEPDRAVVRLIAQLVRGVDMTPDLAIKLLRMNARLRFGAFGYVAQGSCVVLTHTLLGGDTLDGAEILAALRDLSVIADEYDDRIVEEVGGQRMQDLIESTAAFAFFEDIDYRRDWYDA
- a CDS encoding carboxypeptidase regulatory-like domain-containing protein, which gives rise to MHRSIVPIAAAAALALVAGCRDDAKPSAAAPTGTSSASAKPSGKLGTAVLRGVVQFTGTAPEMKVPAKRKQATDVCKEKDVVHDAVVVTDGKLKDVLVRIAPHSLEGRYEPPAPATVDQADCSYVPRIQGVLAGQEILVKNSDRTLHNVHTYLGSETVFNEATAAGSPPLAKKLPPDGIIRFGCDIHPWMRGFVVVTDHPFFTVSGRDGAFRIEKVPAGTYKVEAWHTQYGLKTLEAVVADGQTVELSIKYDGTEPAPSENRDELKELW
- the cyoE gene encoding heme o synthase encodes the protein MTIPAEPAHHALGRHAQRSFGALVADLVALTKPRITRMVVATMLGGAWVADRFAKANGLPEASGRTVAIALLGTVLVVAGANTLNMYLERDTDGLMERTKDRPLPAGRLAPEVALWFGVALSVVSVAILALFVNATTALLGAFALLSYVLVYTPLKRKTTLSLLIGAVPGAIPPLLGWTSVTGNVEAPGAVLFGIMFLWQVPHFLAIALFRGNDYNRAGLKVMPIERGERATRYHIIGYSIALLAVSLLAMPLGVAGPVYSAAALLLGAGFLGFGAWGLKAGTGTRWARGLFGISIVYLLLLFAALMIGA